DNA from Stutzerimonas decontaminans:
TCCACGTGCAGCCAGACGCCGTAGTGCTGGCACAGCGCGGCGATTTCCGGCAACGGATCGATGCTGCCGAAGTCGGTGGTGCCGGCGGTGGCGACTACGGCCATGGGCAGCTCGCCCAGACGTTGGCAGTCGGCCAGGGCCTGGGCCAGCGCCGGCACGCTCATGCACTGGGTGTTGTCAGTTTCGATGCTGCGCACGGCGTCGTAGCCCAGACCCAGCAGCGCGGCGGATTTCTGCACGCTGAAGTGACTGGCGCGGGAGGCGAAGATGCGCAGCCCGGTGGCCTCGGCCGGTAGGCCGTGACGCAGGTTGCCGCCGTGGTCGGGCAGGCGGTTGCAGACGTGCTCGCGGGCCAGCAGCAGGCCCATCAGGTTCGATTGGGTGCCGCCGCTGGTGAACACGCCGTCGGCTTGGCTGCCGAGACCGATGCGCGCGCAGGTCCAGTCGATCAGGCGCTGTTCGATCAACGTGCCGCCGGCGCTCTGGTCCCAGGTGTCCAGCGAGGAATTGAGCGACGACACCAGCACTTCGGCCAGCAGTGCCGGCAGCACCACCGGGCAGTTGAGGTGGGCAACGTAGCGCGGATGGTGGAAGTACACCGCGTCGCGCAGATAGAGCTGATCCAGCTCGCGCAGCGCGGCGCCGGCGTCGCCCAGCGGGCGCTCCAGATCGACGCGTTCGAAATCGGCGGCCAGTTCCTGCGGAAGGATGCCGCTGAACGGCTGCTGCTGACGCTGCAGGCACTGCTGCACCAGGTTCAGCCCCTGCTGCAGGAGCTGGCGGTAGTCATCGTGATTGCTGCGGGTGAACAGCCCGTTGCTGACGGGGCCTGGGGCGAAGGGCACTACGGTACTGGACGGGGTCATGCACATTCCTCGGGCCGAGCGCGGCCGCGACCCGGTACGGGCCGTTTTCGCGGTTTCGGTGGTTTCTTGTCTGGCGGCGGGGCCGCACGAAGCATCTGCGAGGATGCTGGTTAATCGAGAATTACTCTCAATTGCGCAAGGGCACAGGCAAGACGAATCAGCACGGAAAAACCATTACGGCGGCGAAGAAAAAAGTTACGGCCGCTCCAGTCGCTGGCGCGCCTTGGCCAGCTGTGCGATCACGGTGTTCACCGAAATGCCCAGACGCTCGGCGATCTCCGCCTGGCTGAGTCCTTCCAGCCGCGCCAGTTCGAATACCTCGCGGCAACGCGGCGGTAGGTCATCGAGCTGGCGCAGCACGCACTGCAGCGCGCACTGGTTTTCCACCAGCCCGCAAGGGTCGGCCTGGACCGCTTCGATGAGTTCCAGTGGACACTCGTCCGATGCACCGAGCAGGGCGCGATGGCGCAGGGCATCACGCAAGAGGTTGGTGGCGATGCGAAAGAGATAGGCCTTGGGGTTGTCGAGACGCTGCTCGGGCATGACCTGGGCGAGCTTCAGCCAGGCGTCCTGGGCCAGATCTTCGGCCAGCGCGCGGCAGCCGCCGACACGGGTCAGGTGCGCGACCAGTTGCTGGCGATGGTGGACATAACACTGCAGGCAGGAATCGGGGATCTTGTTGTTATTGCGCATGGGGGCGTGCCGCCAGAGGGGGCAACGAAACTAGCGCAATTGATAACGCTTCGCAATTGCAGGCGGATTGCCGTCATGCCTCCCGCCTTGCCGCCGATCACGCGTCCAGCGGTAGCTGCAGGTTGATCGTCCGGCCGTTCTGCTGCAGCCGGCACTGCGCTGCTGGTTGCGGTCGCGCATAGTGGAAGCCCTGCAGGCTGGGGCAGCCGTTGAGACGCAGGAAGGCCGCCTGGCGCTCATTCTCGACCCCTTCGGCAACCACGTGCAGGCCGAGGTGGCTGGCCATGGTGAGGATGCCACGCACCAGCGCGACCGACTCTTCGCTATCCGGCAATCCGCTGACGAACTCGCGATCGATCTTGATGCCGTCGAAGCGGAAGCGCTGCAGGTAGGTCAGCGAGGCATAGCCGGTGCCGAAGTCATCGAGCAGCAGCGGCAGCCCGGCCGCCTTCAGGCGGGTGAGCGTCTGCTGCACATGTTCGTCCGCTTCGAGCAGTGCGCTTTCGGTGATCTCCAGCTCGAGCATGCTGGCCGAGGCGCCTTCTTCTTCGAGGATCGCCAGCAGACTGCCGGCCAGGTCGGCCTGGCGGAAATCCAGTGGTGACAGGTTGACTGCAATGCGCAGCGAATAACCCATGGCGTGCCAACGGCAAGCCTGGCGGCAGGCTTCACGGAATACCCAGCGCGTCGCTTCGATGATCATGCCGCTCTCTTCGAGTACCGGGATGAACTCGCCGGGTGGCACCAGTCCGCGCTCCGGAGAGTCCCAGCGCAGCAGTGCCTCCATGACTTCCGGCTCGCCCTGGGCGTTGACCTGGGCCTGGTAGTGCAGGACGAACTCCTCGCGATCCAGCGCACGGCGCAATGCTTGTTCGAGTTCCCGTCGACTGGCAGCGGCCTCGCTGAGCGAGCCGCTGTAGACCACCGTGCAGTTGCGTCCGGCGTCCTTGGCCGCATACAGCGCAAGATCCACCTGCTTGAGCAGGTCTGTGGGGCTGTGCCGGCCGTCGCTGACGGTGATGCCGATGCTGGGGCTGACGAAACATTCGTACTGGCCGATGCGCACCGGTGGCTGGAAGCCGTCGATGATGCGTCGGGCCAGGTTTTCCGCGCTGATGATGTCGTTGCCAGCGAGCAGCAGCATGAACTCGTCACCGCCAGTTCGCGATAGCAGCGCGTGCTCTGGCATCAGCCGGCCGAGTCGATCGCCAACTTGCACCAGCAGCTTGTCGCCGATTTCGTGGCCGAGGCTGTCGTTGATGCGTTTGAAATGGTCCAGATCCAGGTAAAGCAAGGTCAGTGGCAGCTGCGCCGATAGCAGCTGCTCCAGGCGCTGCATCAGGTAGTTGCGATTGGCTAGCTGAGTCAGCGGATCGAAGTGGGCGAGAAAGCGCAGGCGCTGCTCTGCGCGCAGCCGGTCGCTGATGTCACGCAAAAGCACCAGGAAACGTTGTTCGCCGTAGCGCTGGAAGGGCGTGCAGCTGATCTCCAGTGGCACCTCCTGGTCATTGCAGCGGCCGGTCAGCTCGAGTGTGGTATTGGCCGGGGTGCTGCGCAGGCGTGCTGTGGCATCGCTCTCCACCAGGCGGTCGTTCGGCAGGTTGTCGAGAAGCTCCTCAGGGGTACAGCCGAACAGCGCGGAGGCCGCTGGATTGGCTTGCAGTACGCGCAGCTCCTGATCGACCACCAGCATGCCGATTGGCGCCGTGTCGACCAGCTCG
Protein-coding regions in this window:
- a CDS encoding putative bifunctional diguanylate cyclase/phosphodiesterase encodes the protein MLTRLSLRRSLPLLLGLFGLLFTILLTVWHLPTRIEETLTDWRSHTYQHLALLQSSLSDHRRLGRTAELETELADLASLEGVRWAMVIDHELAVIAATRLGLLPERLDLISAAELKALVASGRPSWTGEKADHQLAIFPLDRVAEDGTPLREALLVEYDFAPVLAQTKRDAWFYLAQTLALLILLGLILNRLYGRLLTRRLARIDQAARQFALDQQPQPPAVSGRDEIGKLAVTLSHMMNQLHDRQLALGESERLFRELVDTAPIGMLVVDQELRVLQANPAASALFGCTPEELLDNLPNDRLVESDATARLRSTPANTTLELTGRCNDQEVPLEISCTPFQRYGEQRFLVLLRDISDRLRAEQRLRFLAHFDPLTQLANRNYLMQRLEQLLSAQLPLTLLYLDLDHFKRINDSLGHEIGDKLLVQVGDRLGRLMPEHALLSRTGGDEFMLLLAGNDIISAENLARRIIDGFQPPVRIGQYECFVSPSIGITVSDGRHSPTDLLKQVDLALYAAKDAGRNCTVVYSGSLSEAAASRRELEQALRRALDREEFVLHYQAQVNAQGEPEVMEALLRWDSPERGLVPPGEFIPVLEESGMIIEATRWVFREACRQACRWHAMGYSLRIAVNLSPLDFRQADLAGSLLAILEEEGASASMLELEITESALLEADEHVQQTLTRLKAAGLPLLLDDFGTGYASLTYLQRFRFDGIKIDREFVSGLPDSEESVALVRGILTMASHLGLHVVAEGVENERQAAFLRLNGCPSLQGFHYARPQPAAQCRLQQNGRTINLQLPLDA
- a CDS encoding RNA polymerase sigma factor, producing MRNNNKIPDSCLQCYVHHRQQLVAHLTRVGGCRALAEDLAQDAWLKLAQVMPEQRLDNPKAYLFRIATNLLRDALRHRALLGASDECPLELIEAVQADPCGLVENQCALQCVLRQLDDLPPRCREVFELARLEGLSQAEIAERLGISVNTVIAQLAKARQRLERP
- a CDS encoding pyridoxal phosphate-dependent decarboxylase family protein → MTPSSTVVPFAPGPVSNGLFTRSNHDDYRQLLQQGLNLVQQCLQRQQQPFSGILPQELAADFERVDLERPLGDAGAALRELDQLYLRDAVYFHHPRYVAHLNCPVVLPALLAEVLVSSLNSSLDTWDQSAGGTLIEQRLIDWTCARIGLGSQADGVFTSGGTQSNLMGLLLAREHVCNRLPDHGGNLRHGLPAEATGLRIFASRASHFSVQKSAALLGLGYDAVRSIETDNTQCMSVPALAQALADCQRLGELPMAVVATAGTTDFGSIDPLPEIAALCQHYGVWLHVDAAYGGGLLVAPRYRDWLAGIEHADSVTVDYHKSFFQPVSCSGFFVRQRQHLSYITHHADYLNPRSQTSEGTPNLVNKSIQTTRRFDALKLWLTLRILGAEHIGAMFEEVIDRAADTYRLVADDPAFEVFTPRLSTLVFRFVAPGVANERLDAINREIRKAIFRSGAAVIAATVVEGRQHLKFTLLNPETTLDDLRAIVELIRGHGTRLLDDLPTAANQ